In Gossypium arboreum isolate Shixiya-1 chromosome 5, ASM2569848v2, whole genome shotgun sequence, a single genomic region encodes these proteins:
- the LOC108484170 gene encoding uncharacterized protein LOC108484170 gives MALLTFLPEPAAEPMKVEQPSKRGRRNPLKKQKEKQPSSWDQIKNLLSCKQIEGSKVHDPSKNNQLPHHHGYSKLGSSCKSICSFKDVVHGNTRVVHRADNSPESSTVGQETGLLRRKAANSSSTRSLSGSTRTNNSSTTYTTSSSSRAMQFRKLSGCYECRMIVDPSRYPSSRTTISACSQCGEVFPKIESLELHQAVRHAVSELGPDDSGRNIVEIIFKSSWLKKDNPICKIERILKVHNTQRTIQRFEDCRDAVKTRALNSTRKNARCAADGNELLRFHCTTLSCSLGARGSSSLCGSIPGCGVCTIIKQGFQKKGGGVAAASEFKGVCTTASSGRAHDSLKCTDGRRAMLVCRVIAGRVKRVSEDAPPFEEDNSGGVAAATGLYDSLAAYAGVYSNLEELVVFNPRAILPCFVVIYKAHES, from the exons atggctCTACTCACATTTTTACCGGAGCCGGCGGCCGAACCCATGAAAGTGGAACAGCCGTCCAAGCGTGGAAGAAGAAACCCATTGAAAAAGCAAAAGGAAAAGCAACCATCTTCATGGGACCAAATCAAGAATCTGCTCAGTTGCAAACAGATCGAAGGGTCGAAAGTTCATGACCCTTCGAAGAATAACCAGCTGCCTCATCATCACGGCTACTCGAAGCTGGGTTCCTCTTGCAAATCCATCTGTAGCTTCAAGGACGTCGTTCACGGCAACACCAGGGTTGTTCACAGAGCCGACAACTCGCCTGAGAGTAGCACCGTGGGTCAAGAAACTGGGCTGCTGAGACGCAAAGCCGCGAATAGCTCGTCAACGCGGTCATTGTCAGGGTCAACAAGAACCAACAACAGCAGCACGACTTACACGACGTCATCTTCATCAAGAGCTATGCAATTCAGGAAACTTTCTGGGTGTTACGAGTGTCGTATGATCGTTGACCCCAGCAG GTATCCATCCTCAAGAACAACTATATCTGCCTGCTCACAGTGCGGAGAGGTATTCCCAAAGATTGAAAGTTTGGAGCTCCATCAAGCTGTTCGTCATGCAG TTTCGGAGTTGGGCCCAGACGATTCGGGCCGAAACATTGTGGAAATTATCTTCAAATCGAGCTGGTTAAAGAAGGACAATCCAATCTGTAAGATCGAACGGATACTGAAAGTCCACAATACCCAACGCACCATCCAACGGTTTGAGGACTGTCGCGACGCAGTGAAAACACGTGCTCTCAACAGCACCAGAAAGAACGCCAGGTGTGCGGCTGATGGCAACGAACTCCTCCGGTTCCACTGCACCACATTGTCGTGCTCCCTCGGAGCGCGCGGCTCGTCCAGCTTGTGCGGTTCCATCCCCGGCTGCGGCGTCTGCACCATAATCAAACAAGGGTTCCAGAAAAAAGGTGGAGGAGTCGCAGCGGCCTCAGAATTCAAAGGGGTTTGCACAACGGCTAGTAGCGGGAGGGCCCACGACTCACTTAAATGTACGGACGGACGCAGGGCCATGCTGGTTTGCCGTGTGATTGCGGGGAGGGTGAAGCGAGTGTCGGAAGATGCGCCGCcgtttgaggaggataatagcGGCGGCGTAGCGGCTGCGACTGGCTTATACGATTCTCTAGCGGCGTACGCCGGGGTCTACTCCAATCTGGAGGAGTTGGTTGTTTTCAATCCAAGGGCTATCCTTCCTTGTTTCGTAGTCATTTACAAAGCCCATGAATCTTGA